The following proteins are co-located in the Fluviicola sp. genome:
- a CDS encoding DCC1-like thiol-disulfide oxidoreductase family protein, whose protein sequence is MNKPIIFYDGDCGFCNKTVQFVLNHEKNREIYFCALQSDYAREFLLKSGISKIDLSTFYFWDGKKLNNRSTAALKVLNYLRFPYTLGKIGWICPRFIRDGIYNMIAKRRMRLAPAFCALPTPAQAVRFLS, encoded by the coding sequence ATGAACAAACCAATAATATTTTACGACGGAGATTGCGGCTTTTGCAATAAAACAGTCCAGTTTGTTCTGAACCATGAAAAGAACCGGGAGATCTATTTCTGTGCACTTCAGAGTGATTATGCCAGGGAGTTCTTACTAAAATCCGGGATTTCGAAGATTGACCTTTCCACCTTTTACTTTTGGGACGGGAAGAAGCTGAATAACCGGTCTACGGCAGCATTGAAAGTGTTGAATTATTTGCGCTTTCCATATACTTTGGGAAAAATCGGCTGGATTTGTCCGCGTTTTATCCGGGATGGCATTTACAACATGATTGCTAAGCGAAGAATGCGTTTGGCACCTGCTTTTTGTGCACTTCCTACACCGGCACAGGCAGTCCGGTTTTTGTCCTAA
- the uvrA gene encoding excinuclease ABC subunit UvrA, with protein MSERYIHIKGARVNNLKNLEVKIEHGKFTVITGLSGSGKSSLAFDTLYAEGQRRYIESLSSYARQFLGKLDKPETDFIKGIAPAIAIQQKVITNNPRSTVGTTTEIYDYLKILFARIGRTFSPISGNEVKKDSVTDVINYIAGLEHDLRLLITAPFPSLEKYGVEKTLKLLKEQGYVRILHNHELKQLEDISAKDIRLSDSIQIVIDRIVTQEMDTDFSGRLGDSIQLAFMEGHGDCSVIQMGSMEERTFSNRFELDNMTFVEPSPHLFTFNNPFGACKTCEGYGSIIGIDPNLVIPDPSLSVYEGAVVPWKGEVMSEYKDQLVRNARKFDFPIHRPVEELTEEQLDALWNGNSHFAGINGFFKFVESQSYKIQYRVLLSRYRGKTLCPECHGTRLREDANYVKVGGISIKELVLMPIENALKFFQDLEVDPLELKITNRILPEITQRLSFLTEVGLGYLTLNRAANTLSGGESQRINLATSLGSSLVGSMYILDEPSIGLHPRDTERLIGVLKKLRDIGNTVIVVEHEEDMMLHADEIIDIGPAAGKFGGEVVFQGKFDALKKNDTSLTTQYLTGVREIPVPAKRRNGKNKISVIGAKEHNLKNVSVDFPLNRIVAVTGVSGSGKSTLVKEILYPGIRKYLGQFGDHQGNVKRIEGDLSSIAEIELIDQNPIGKSSRSNPVTYVKAFDDIRELFAKQNAAKHNGYKPGFFSFNVEGGRCEMCEGEGVVTVSMQFMADVHLVCESCGGTRYRQEALEVYYRDKNISDILNMDISSALAFFKEGKDKLDEKIVQKIQPLEDVGLGYLQMGQSSSSLSGGEAQRVKLASFLIKGAQKSNKTLFIFDEPTTGLHFFDIEKLLIAFNRLVDDGHSIIVIEHNMDVIKAADWIIDIGPEGGINGGNIQFTGTPEELVKEKDNYTGMHLKHKLK; from the coding sequence ATGTCTGAAAGATACATTCACATCAAAGGTGCACGCGTCAATAACCTTAAAAATCTGGAAGTTAAGATCGAACACGGAAAGTTTACAGTCATCACAGGATTGTCTGGTTCCGGGAAATCTTCTTTAGCATTTGATACCCTTTACGCAGAAGGGCAAAGACGTTATATCGAAAGTTTATCTTCCTATGCACGTCAGTTCTTAGGAAAACTGGACAAACCGGAAACGGATTTCATCAAAGGAATCGCTCCGGCAATTGCCATTCAGCAAAAAGTCATTACAAACAATCCGAGATCAACGGTTGGTACAACCACCGAGATCTACGATTACCTGAAAATATTATTCGCACGGATCGGTAGAACCTTCTCTCCCATTTCAGGAAACGAGGTCAAAAAAGATTCCGTAACGGATGTGATCAATTACATCGCGGGTTTAGAGCACGATCTCCGCTTATTAATTACAGCACCTTTTCCTTCCCTGGAGAAATACGGGGTCGAAAAAACATTGAAACTGCTCAAAGAACAGGGTTATGTGCGCATTCTGCACAACCACGAACTCAAGCAGCTGGAAGATATCTCCGCAAAAGATATCCGGCTTTCCGATTCGATCCAGATTGTGATCGACCGGATCGTTACACAGGAAATGGATACCGATTTTTCGGGTCGACTGGGAGATTCCATTCAACTGGCATTTATGGAAGGTCATGGAGATTGTTCCGTGATCCAGATGGGAAGCATGGAAGAACGCACATTTTCCAATCGCTTTGAACTGGATAACATGACTTTCGTGGAACCTTCTCCTCACTTGTTTACTTTTAACAACCCCTTCGGAGCATGTAAAACCTGTGAAGGTTACGGTTCCATTATAGGAATCGATCCGAACCTGGTAATTCCGGACCCGAGTTTAAGTGTCTACGAAGGCGCGGTTGTTCCCTGGAAAGGTGAAGTCATGAGTGAATACAAGGATCAGCTTGTTCGCAATGCCCGCAAATTTGATTTCCCGATTCATCGCCCGGTTGAAGAACTCACGGAGGAACAACTCGATGCCCTTTGGAACGGAAACAGCCATTTTGCAGGAATCAACGGCTTCTTCAAATTTGTTGAAAGCCAATCCTATAAAATCCAGTACCGCGTATTGCTTTCACGCTACCGCGGAAAAACGCTTTGCCCGGAATGTCACGGAACACGTCTGAGAGAAGACGCCAATTACGTAAAAGTAGGCGGGATCAGCATCAAAGAACTGGTTCTGATGCCGATCGAAAATGCCTTGAAGTTTTTCCAGGACCTGGAAGTTGATCCGTTGGAATTGAAAATTACCAACCGCATTTTACCGGAAATCACTCAGCGCTTATCCTTCCTGACAGAAGTCGGACTGGGTTACCTGACACTGAACCGTGCAGCAAACACACTTTCAGGAGGAGAATCCCAGCGAATCAACCTGGCAACATCCCTGGGAAGTAGTTTGGTTGGTTCCATGTATATTTTAGATGAACCGAGTATCGGGCTGCACCCGAGAGATACCGAACGACTGATCGGAGTATTAAAGAAACTGCGCGATATCGGGAATACGGTGATCGTGGTGGAGCACGAGGAAGACATGATGCTTCACGCCGACGAAATCATTGACATTGGCCCTGCTGCAGGAAAATTTGGTGGCGAAGTGGTTTTCCAGGGGAAATTTGATGCTTTGAAAAAGAACGACACCAGCCTCACTACCCAATATCTGACCGGAGTTCGTGAAATCCCTGTTCCGGCAAAACGCAGAAACGGGAAGAACAAAATTTCCGTGATCGGTGCGAAGGAACACAACCTGAAGAACGTTTCGGTTGACTTTCCGTTGAACCGGATTGTAGCTGTTACCGGCGTGAGTGGTTCGGGTAAATCTACTCTGGTAAAAGAAATTCTTTACCCGGGAATCCGTAAGTATTTAGGTCAATTCGGAGACCACCAGGGAAATGTGAAACGCATTGAAGGAGATCTTTCCAGCATTGCGGAAATCGAATTGATCGATCAGAACCCGATTGGAAAATCTTCGCGAAGTAACCCGGTAACATATGTGAAAGCTTTCGACGATATCCGCGAATTGTTTGCCAAGCAAAATGCGGCGAAACACAACGGTTATAAGCCCGGATTCTTCTCATTCAACGTGGAAGGCGGACGCTGTGAAATGTGTGAAGGTGAAGGTGTGGTGACGGTAAGTATGCAGTTTATGGCAGATGTTCACCTGGTTTGTGAGTCCTGCGGAGGAACGCGTTACCGTCAGGAAGCCCTGGAAGTCTATTACCGCGACAAAAACATTTCAGACATCCTGAATATGGATATTTCTTCCGCTTTGGCATTTTTCAAAGAAGGAAAAGACAAGCTGGATGAAAAGATCGTACAGAAAATCCAGCCTTTGGAAGATGTTGGTTTGGGCTACCTGCAAATGGGACAATCCAGCAGTTCTTTGAGCGGTGGTGAAGCTCAGCGTGTAAAACTGGCTTCTTTCCTGATCAAAGGCGCACAAAAAAGCAATAAGACCTTATTCATTTTTGACGAACCGACAACCGGTTTGCACTTCTTCGATATTGAGAAATTATTGATTGCCTTCAACCGTTTGGTAGACGACGGACATTCCATTATAGTGATCGAGCACAATATGGATGTGATCAAAGCTGCCGACTGGATTATAGATATCGGGCCGGAAGGTGGAATCAACGGCGGAAATATCCAGTTTACAGGAACTCCGGAAGAATTGGTGAAAGAAAAAGACAATTATACCGGGATGCACTTAAAGCATAAGTTGAAATAG
- a CDS encoding carboxymuconolactone decarboxylase family protein yields the protein MEKRINILETEPEAKKAFYGLAGYIDKTALTKTHQELIKIRASQINGCAFCIDMHTKDALKHGETIDRIVLLNAWREVNDLYTKEERIILALTEAVTLISHEGIPSGLYKEASETFDANYLAQILVAIVGINSWNRIAISGLFQPAK from the coding sequence ATGGAAAAGAGAATCAATATCCTGGAAACAGAACCGGAAGCAAAAAAAGCCTTTTACGGGTTAGCCGGCTACATTGACAAAACAGCGTTGACAAAAACGCATCAGGAACTCATTAAAATCCGTGCATCCCAAATCAACGGTTGCGCTTTCTGTATCGATATGCATACGAAAGATGCTTTAAAACACGGAGAAACAATCGATCGCATTGTTTTATTGAATGCCTGGAGAGAAGTGAATGACTTGTACACCAAAGAAGAACGTATTATTCTGGCGCTGACGGAAGCTGTAACGCTTATCAGTCACGAAGGAATTCCTTCCGGATTATACAAAGAAGCAAGTGAAACCTTCGACGCTAATTACCTGGCACAAATCCTTGTAGCGATTGTAGGAATCAACTCCTGGAACCGCATTGCAATCAGCGGATTGTTCCAACCGGCCAAGTAA
- the pckA gene encoding phosphoenolpyruvate carboxykinase (ATP) produces the protein MNEFGKRGKNADLKATIGLENLGNVFWNLTPAELVEDTIIGGQGVLTDTGAIAIETGEFTGRSPKDRFVVRDANTEESVWWGDVNIPVSTQQFDALYNRMKSYLIGKDLYVRDAYACADDKFRMNIRVTTEFPWSNMFAYNMFLRPTDAEIENFEAEWNIVCAPGFKADPAIDGTRQSNFAILNFTRKMIIIGGTGYTGEIKKGIFSVLNYVLPHEKNVLSMHCSANVGENGDTAIFFGLSGTGKTTLSSDPNRRLIGDDEHGWSDNTVFNFEGGCYAKTIDLSKEKEPQIYNAIKFGAILENIGFHEGTSTPDYTDGSITENTRVSYPIDFIDNIMIPSIGSGPKNIFFLTADAFGVLPPISRLTNEQAMYHFMSGYTAKVAGTEVGITEPTTTFSACFGKAFLPLHPAKYAKLLGEKLQGTDIKVWLINTGWSGGSYGVGSRMKLSYTRAMITAALTGKLDNAVYETLPVFELSFPTSCPEVPSEILNPRETWADKSAYDKTANHLADQFVKNFEQYAAETSSDILAAAPKVTV, from the coding sequence ATGAATGAATTTGGTAAACGAGGAAAAAATGCCGATTTAAAAGCAACTATCGGATTGGAAAATCTCGGTAACGTATTTTGGAATTTAACGCCGGCAGAGCTAGTAGAAGACACTATTATCGGTGGTCAGGGTGTATTGACAGACACCGGGGCAATCGCAATCGAAACAGGTGAATTCACTGGAAGATCCCCTAAAGATCGTTTTGTTGTTCGCGATGCTAACACGGAAGAAAGTGTTTGGTGGGGTGATGTGAACATTCCTGTTTCTACCCAACAATTTGATGCGTTATACAACCGCATGAAGTCTTACCTGATCGGGAAAGACCTGTACGTGCGTGATGCTTATGCTTGTGCTGACGACAAATTCAGAATGAACATCCGTGTAACTACGGAGTTCCCGTGGTCAAACATGTTTGCATACAACATGTTCCTGCGTCCGACGGATGCCGAGATCGAAAATTTTGAAGCTGAGTGGAACATCGTTTGTGCTCCGGGATTCAAAGCTGATCCGGCAATTGACGGAACACGCCAGTCGAATTTCGCAATTTTGAACTTTACCCGTAAAATGATCATTATCGGTGGTACGGGATATACAGGAGAGATCAAAAAAGGGATTTTCTCTGTATTGAACTACGTATTGCCTCATGAGAAGAACGTACTTTCCATGCACTGTTCTGCAAACGTGGGAGAGAATGGCGACACAGCTATTTTCTTCGGATTATCCGGAACAGGAAAAACGACTTTATCTTCAGATCCTAACCGTCGTTTGATCGGTGACGATGAGCACGGTTGGTCAGACAATACCGTATTCAACTTCGAGGGAGGTTGTTACGCAAAAACAATCGATCTTTCCAAAGAAAAAGAACCGCAGATTTACAATGCGATCAAGTTCGGTGCAATCCTGGAAAACATCGGGTTCCACGAAGGAACTTCAACGCCTGATTACACAGATGGTTCTATCACGGAAAATACCCGTGTTTCCTACCCAATCGATTTCATCGACAACATCATGATTCCTTCTATCGGATCAGGACCAAAAAATATTTTCTTCCTTACAGCTGATGCTTTTGGTGTATTGCCTCCGATCTCCCGTTTAACGAATGAGCAGGCAATGTACCACTTCATGTCCGGATATACTGCAAAAGTTGCCGGTACAGAGGTTGGTATTACAGAACCGACAACGACATTCTCAGCTTGTTTCGGAAAAGCATTCTTACCGCTGCACCCTGCGAAATACGCTAAATTATTGGGTGAAAAATTGCAGGGAACAGACATTAAAGTGTGGTTGATCAACACCGGTTGGTCAGGAGGTTCTTACGGAGTAGGAAGCCGTATGAAATTGTCTTACACACGAGCAATGATTACAGCAGCATTGACAGGGAAACTGGACAATGCGGTTTACGAAACATTGCCGGTATTCGAATTATCATTCCCTACTTCTTGTCCGGAAGTTCCAAGCGAGATCTTAAATCCGCGTGAAACATGGGCAGATAAATCAGCTTATGACAAAACTGCCAACCATTTGGCTGATCAGTTCGTTAAGAACTTTGAACAGTATGCGGCAGAAACGTCTTCAGACATTTTAGCAGCAGCGCCTAAAGTGACTGTTTAA
- a CDS encoding PHB depolymerase family esterase produces MKATFIIALLIAAPSALFSQLTDISSQLTENKGNLNGYLHEPASKQNGKRPLILVLHGCNQDAKEISEGSGWNELADAFGFYVIYPEQKSANNLFRCFNWFLKDDQEKDKGEMASIHEMVQYAVSHYSIDESRVYIYGVSAGAMMSVSYMACYPAQIKSGAILAGSAYKQVDSPKQSFSEMRKPTVADDEILHRRLYSQDSLYTGEFPQLIVVHGTDDKVVNYANSEVLVKQWKTAFDIVSESEEKVPVGKILRSLQGKITKMRQDVRSLFFTPPTCGDITC; encoded by the coding sequence TTGAAAGCAACATTCATCATCGCGCTGCTAATAGCGGCTCCTTCGGCTTTGTTTTCCCAATTAACGGACATTTCAAGCCAATTAACCGAAAACAAAGGAAATTTAAACGGTTATCTGCACGAACCTGCTTCGAAACAGAACGGAAAACGCCCCTTGATTTTGGTTCTCCACGGATGTAACCAGGATGCCAAAGAAATTTCGGAAGGTTCCGGATGGAATGAACTGGCAGATGCTTTTGGTTTTTATGTGATTTACCCGGAACAAAAATCGGCCAACAACCTCTTCCGCTGCTTCAACTGGTTCCTGAAAGACGACCAGGAAAAAGATAAAGGGGAAATGGCCAGCATTCATGAAATGGTGCAATACGCGGTATCGCACTATTCCATCGACGAATCGCGGGTTTACATTTACGGCGTAAGTGCCGGGGCAATGATGAGCGTCAGTTACATGGCCTGTTACCCGGCTCAGATCAAATCGGGAGCAATTTTGGCCGGCTCGGCATACAAACAGGTCGATTCCCCGAAACAGTCATTCTCCGAAATGAGAAAGCCAACCGTTGCCGATGATGAGATCCTTCACCGCAGGCTATATTCACAGGATTCACTTTACACCGGTGAATTTCCGCAGCTGATCGTGGTTCACGGAACAGATGATAAAGTGGTGAATTACGCCAACAGCGAAGTATTGGTTAAACAATGGAAAACAGCCTTCGATATTGTATCTGAAAGCGAGGAAAAGGTTCCTGTCGGGAAAATTCTCCGGTCATTACAAGGAAAGATTACAAAGATGCGACAGGACGTTCGGTCATTATTTTTTACACCGCCGACATGTGGGGACATTACCTGCTGA
- the bla gene encoding subclass B1 metallo-beta-lactamase, which translates to MKALLFSMVCLVSSGLNAQLDFTKISDSSYIFTTYQTYKEARISAHGLLKITPGGVVMIDTPWDTTQFQPILDSITLKFHKKVVLVIATHWHEDRSAGLDYYKKQGIATYSTYATKNLCRENNFPEAQYTFEGDTVFTIYNTVFETFYPGAGHTSDNIVVYFPKDRILVGGCFVKSVEAQDLGNLSDANIGMWPVAAKTLIKKYPKVKIVIPGHQKIAPGKKALKHTLKLARKNYKGRKQDKKKAKH; encoded by the coding sequence ATGAAAGCGCTTCTTTTTTCAATGGTTTGTTTGGTTTCATCCGGATTGAATGCTCAGCTGGATTTCACGAAAATTTCAGACAGTTCATACATTTTCACTACTTACCAAACCTATAAGGAAGCCCGGATTTCAGCTCATGGATTATTGAAAATTACTCCCGGAGGCGTTGTGATGATTGACACTCCCTGGGACACCACCCAATTTCAACCCATACTGGATTCGATCACTCTCAAATTCCACAAAAAAGTAGTACTGGTTATTGCTACACACTGGCACGAAGACCGTTCCGCCGGATTGGATTACTACAAAAAACAGGGAATTGCCACTTACAGTACGTATGCAACCAAAAACCTGTGCCGGGAAAATAATTTTCCGGAAGCTCAATACACGTTTGAAGGAGATACCGTTTTCACCATTTACAATACCGTTTTCGAAACCTTCTACCCGGGAGCAGGACATACTTCGGATAATATTGTCGTTTACTTCCCCAAAGACAGGATTTTGGTCGGTGGTTGTTTTGTAAAATCAGTTGAAGCGCAGGACCTGGGAAATCTTTCGGATGCGAATATCGGCATGTGGCCGGTTGCGGCTAAAACGCTGATCAAAAAATACCCGAAAGTGAAAATTGTCATTCCCGGACACCAGAAAATTGCACCGGGCAAAAAAGCACTGAAGCACACCCTGAAACTTGCCCGGAAAAATTACAAAGGCCGGAAACAGGATAAGAAAAAGGCGAAGCATTAA
- a CDS encoding DNA mismatch repair protein, producing MIPDYPERAKHYKNAVNQINKRLQLIGWSRLLVLLLSGAGFYFSRDGNGLPFLIGAIIFLGFFLFLVNYHFRVKRKLQVAATYQWLNESEDLFLKESKPYYENGEEFLDTKHPYSFDIDLFGPHSLFEHLNRTSTVIGSEKLAAALLQTQDKESLRKSQEAISEVAEDLEWRQAFQVYAKLGKDSREIRNYIEHWQDSKQSISIISSILAFIFPALGLTSMILLWQTGQVYWFNVAVILYVVNMLLFGAVVGKIRNEIGKTERIGAALLAYSEMLSLIESREWKSAKLKEIHSKVHSKNQAASALLKEASKIYGNMDSINNGMAVFMLNGTVQFHVHIFRQLVRWKKNHRESISQWIEQIAEVESILSFSNFKVNNPEYCFPDLDSEQISFEELGHPLIAKNKRVSNSISFDRERFVILTGSNMSGKSTFLRTLGIGVILSNAGSVVPAKSARFYPSPLLVSMRLSDSLEESTSYFFSEVKRLKLIIDNLNEGPAFVLLDEILRGTNSDDKQNGTIGIVEQMVRLNAIGMIATHDLEVCETTRSHPAYLKNKCFEVEIRDNDLFFDYTLRDGICQNKSATFIMKKYQVI from the coding sequence ATGATTCCAGATTATCCGGAACGTGCGAAGCATTACAAAAATGCTGTTAATCAAATCAATAAACGACTTCAGTTAATTGGTTGGTCAAGGTTATTGGTATTACTCCTTTCCGGAGCAGGTTTTTATTTTTCACGAGACGGAAATGGCCTTCCCTTTTTGATCGGTGCAATTATCTTTTTGGGATTTTTCCTCTTTCTGGTCAATTATCATTTCCGGGTAAAACGCAAATTGCAGGTTGCAGCCACTTATCAATGGTTGAATGAATCGGAAGACTTATTTCTGAAGGAATCAAAACCCTATTATGAAAACGGGGAAGAATTCCTGGATACGAAGCATCCTTATTCTTTCGACATCGATTTATTCGGGCCACATTCGTTGTTCGAACACCTGAACCGCACATCAACCGTCATAGGAAGTGAAAAACTGGCGGCTGCATTGCTTCAAACCCAGGACAAAGAATCACTCCGAAAATCCCAGGAAGCTATCTCGGAAGTTGCGGAAGACCTTGAATGGCGGCAAGCTTTCCAGGTGTATGCCAAATTGGGAAAGGACAGCCGGGAGATTCGCAACTACATTGAACATTGGCAGGATTCCAAACAATCGATTTCCATCATTTCCAGCATATTGGCTTTCATCTTTCCCGCGTTGGGATTGACAAGCATGATTTTGCTCTGGCAAACAGGACAAGTCTACTGGTTCAATGTCGCCGTAATCCTTTACGTAGTAAACATGCTTTTATTCGGTGCCGTAGTGGGCAAAATCCGGAACGAAATAGGCAAAACAGAACGGATTGGTGCCGCATTGCTGGCTTACAGTGAAATGCTCTCATTGATCGAGAGCAGGGAATGGAAATCGGCCAAACTGAAAGAAATCCACTCAAAAGTCCATTCAAAGAACCAGGCTGCAAGCGCCCTGTTGAAAGAAGCATCTAAAATCTACGGAAATATGGATAGCATCAACAACGGAATGGCTGTTTTTATGCTGAATGGAACCGTTCAATTCCACGTGCATATTTTCCGGCAATTAGTGAGGTGGAAGAAGAATCACCGAGAGTCTATCAGTCAATGGATCGAACAGATTGCGGAAGTGGAAAGTATTCTTTCATTCAGCAATTTCAAGGTCAATAACCCGGAATATTGCTTCCCGGATTTAGACAGCGAACAAATTTCTTTTGAAGAATTGGGACATCCCTTAATTGCCAAAAACAAGCGTGTTTCCAATTCCATTTCTTTCGACCGGGAACGTTTTGTAATTCTGACCGGCTCCAATATGTCGGGGAAAAGTACTTTCCTGCGAACACTTGGAATCGGGGTCATTTTATCCAATGCAGGCTCGGTTGTTCCTGCTAAAAGCGCCCGCTTCTACCCGAGCCCACTGTTGGTTTCCATGCGTTTGAGTGACTCCCTGGAAGAAAGCACTTCCTATTTCTTTTCCGAAGTAAAACGACTGAAGCTGATCATAGACAACTTGAACGAAGGACCGGCTTTTGTGCTTCTGGATGAGATTCTGCGCGGAACGAATTCAGACGACAAGCAAAACGGAACAATCGGTATTGTAGAGCAAATGGTCCGCTTGAATGCAATCGGGATGATTGCCACGCACGACCTGGAAGTTTGCGAAACCACCCGCTCACATCCGGCGTATTTAAAGAACAAATGCTTCGAAGTGGAAATCCGTGACAACGATCTTTTCTTTGATTATACCCTTCGGGATGGAATTTGTCAGAATAAAAGTGCTACCTTCATTATGAAAAAATACCAGGTAATTTGA
- the elbB gene encoding isoprenoid biosynthesis glyoxalase ElbB, whose translation MNFGILLSGSGVYDGAEIQEAVLSMLAVSESGDTYTCIGVNADQFHVINHVTGEPMNESRNMFVEAARIARGNIVPIQDVQPADLDGLIIPGGFGSAKNFTKWAFEGPEGAILPEVKLLLVNLINIGKPIAALCVSPVVLAKALEGSDIHPSLTLGTTAESSPYDIEAFSQGLEKTGATTTYKTVKEIHVDTANKIITAPCYMMDATISEVWKNIHQAVGELKKLATL comes from the coding sequence ATGAATTTTGGAATTTTACTTTCCGGGTCCGGAGTTTATGACGGAGCTGAAATCCAGGAAGCAGTATTGAGCATGCTTGCCGTGTCCGAATCAGGAGATACTTATACGTGTATCGGGGTGAATGCCGATCAGTTTCACGTAATCAATCACGTAACCGGGGAACCGATGAACGAATCCCGCAATATGTTCGTGGAAGCTGCACGCATTGCACGTGGTAACATTGTTCCTATCCAGGATGTGCAACCGGCAGATTTAGACGGGTTGATTATTCCCGGAGGATTCGGGAGTGCAAAAAACTTCACTAAATGGGCATTTGAAGGACCGGAAGGAGCTATTTTGCCGGAAGTGAAATTATTGCTCGTAAACCTGATCAATATTGGCAAACCGATCGCTGCTTTGTGCGTGAGCCCGGTAGTTTTGGCAAAAGCACTGGAAGGTTCGGATATCCATCCCTCATTGACTTTGGGAACAACTGCAGAATCCTCCCCTTACGATATCGAAGCATTTTCTCAGGGATTGGAAAAAACCGGCGCTACAACGACTTATAAAACGGTTAAAGAGATTCACGTGGACACCGCAAACAAAATCATTACTGCACCTTGTTATATGATGGATGCAACCATCAGTGAAGTCTGGAAAAACATCCACCAGGCTGTCGGTGAATTGAAAAAACTGGCAACTCTATGA
- a CDS encoding Crp/Fnr family transcriptional regulator, producing MSQVFKKHLEKFISVSDEEFEQILSYFKTIRVPKKEILQQEGNLCRYQFFVLTGCLRKFLLNEKGVEVTTEFALETWWMSDNRAFEFQTEALFSIQAVENSEILTIDLESQEKLYRDFPVMERYFRFVYQRAFAAYQMRLKYLYTMSKEDYFFHFYDLYPGFVQRVPQYLLASFLGLTPEYLSELRRKKRS from the coding sequence ATGTCACAGGTATTCAAAAAGCACCTTGAAAAATTCATTTCCGTTTCGGACGAGGAATTCGAACAAATTTTAAGCTATTTCAAAACGATCCGTGTTCCGAAGAAAGAAATCCTGCAGCAGGAAGGAAATCTGTGCCGCTATCAATTCTTTGTTCTCACCGGATGCCTGCGGAAATTCCTGCTCAATGAAAAAGGAGTCGAGGTAACAACCGAATTTGCTCTTGAAACCTGGTGGATGTCGGACAACAGGGCTTTTGAATTCCAAACCGAAGCGCTGTTCAGTATCCAGGCGGTTGAAAATTCAGAAATACTGACCATTGATCTTGAATCGCAGGAGAAGCTTTACCGCGATTTCCCGGTTATGGAACGTTATTTCCGGTTCGTTTACCAACGTGCGTTTGCCGCTTATCAGATGCGGCTCAAATACCTGTATACGATGTCCAAAGAAGATTACTTCTTTCATTTCTACGATTTGTATCCCGGTTTCGTACAACGTGTTCCGCAATACCTGCTTGCCTCGTTCCTGGGCCTTACCCCCGAATATTTAAGTGAATTACGCAGAAAAAAGCGTTCTTAA
- a CDS encoding sigma-70 family RNA polymerase sigma factor → MAMKFLDDQVLIHYYLEGNEQAFEVLLMRHKDKIYRSIYHKIREREIAEDIFQETFVKIIQTLKLGNYNEEGKFLPWAMRIAQNLVIDYFRKHGRMKLVSERNAKSEDFNIFSVLKMDDLNIEQSISKTELEKQMIELIQHLPESQKEIIEKRIFQDLSFKDIAEMEDISINTALGRMRYALINLRKLIEKHQLVTDLD, encoded by the coding sequence ATGGCTATGAAATTTCTAGACGATCAAGTCCTTATTCATTATTATTTAGAAGGAAACGAACAAGCTTTTGAAGTTCTGTTGATGCGTCATAAAGACAAAATATACCGTTCCATTTATCATAAAATCCGCGAGCGCGAGATTGCAGAAGATATTTTCCAGGAAACATTTGTAAAGATTATTCAAACATTGAAGTTGGGGAATTACAATGAAGAAGGAAAATTCCTGCCATGGGCTATGCGCATCGCTCAAAACCTGGTGATCGATTACTTTCGTAAGCACGGAAGAATGAAGCTGGTAAGTGAGCGCAATGCGAAGAGCGAGGATTTCAATATCTTTTCTGTCCTGAAAATGGACGATCTGAATATTGAACAAAGTATTTCCAAAACGGAACTGGAAAAACAAATGATCGAACTGATCCAGCATTTGCCGGAAAGTCAGAAAGAGATCATTGAAAAACGGATTTTCCAGGACCTTTCCTTCAAGGATATTGCTGAAATGGAAGACATTTCCATCAATACAGCGTTGGGAAGAATGCGTTATGCACTAATTAATTTGAGAAAATTGATCGAGAAGCACCAGTTAGTTACAGATCTCGATTAA